The Nostoc sp. PCC 7524 nucleotide sequence CGATCAAAGCCTTTCTTGAATACATACCCTTGAAATGTTCCCAATCCCCATGAACTATCAAAAACTTGATGCTAGCTTGGTTGTTGCACTAGATGACGTTGCAGACGCAGATTTAGCGAGTTTAGTTGTATTTATATATACCGACACTAATTTAGATTCTGGGGCAACTGCTATGTTAGCCCGTCTGGGTGTGAGTGATGTTAGTAGGGAAAAGAATATATTCACAGGGATGCTATCGTATCATCAAATTGACCAGTTATCGGATCAACCTTGGGTCAAATCGATCAGGCGATCGCAAACACTACATCTCAAGTATGGCGATTTTCGACCTGTAAGATGACTGAATACGGGCAAAATTAATGATTAGTACCAATAAATACACCAGCGATCGCTTTCTAATTATTGGCAATGACATACATCACAAGCGGTGTTTTGTAAAATTCCTTAGACATAATCTTTGATCCCCCCTTACCAGCTGCTACATACAGTCCTAAACTGTAGGTGGGAGTTGAAAGGCAGTTGGGAGAAATCTTGTGAAAAAAGTCTTAGCAATTATTCTTGGCGGTGGTGCAGGTACCCGCCTGTACCCATTAACCAAACTACGTGCTAAACCGGCAGTACCAGTGGCAGGGAAGTACCGCCTAATAGATATCCCTGTCAGTAACTGCATCAATTCAGAAATTTTTAAAATCTACGTTCTGACACAATTTAATTCCGCTTCCCTCAATCGTCATATTGCCCGTACCTACAACTTTAGTGGCTTCAGTGAGGGGTTTGTGGAAGTGCTAGCCGCACAACAAACACCGGAAAACCCCAACTGGTTCCAAGGTACGGCTGATGCTGTGCGTCAGTATATATGGCTGTTGGAAGAATGGGATGTAGATGAATACCTGATTTTGTCAGGAGATCACCTCTACCGCATGGACTACCGTCTATTTGTGCAGCGCCATCGGGAAACAGGTGCAGATATTACTCTCTCGGTTATCCCCATAGACGATCGCCGGGCTTCAGATTTTGGCTTGATGAAAATTGACAATTCCGGTAGGGTAATCGATTTTAGCGAAAAACCTAAAGACGAGGCTTTAGCTAAGATGCGCGTTGATACCACCATTTTGGGATTGTCACAAGAACAAGCCGCATTGCAGCCCTACATCGCCTCAATGGGGATTTACGTATTTAAAAAAGACGTTTTGATCAAACTTTTGAAAGAATCTTTAGAACGGACTGATTTCGGTAAGGAAATCATTCCCGATGCTGCAAAAGATTACAATGTTCAAGCCTATTTATTTGATGATTACTGGGAAGATATTGGGACAATTGAAGCCTTTTATAATGCCAATTTAGCCCTGACTCAGCAACCATTACCACCTTTTAGCTTCTACGATGAAGAAGCCCCCATTTACACCCGCGCTCGTTATTTACCACCCACCAAACTATTAGACTGTCACGTTACAGAATCGATAATTGGTGAAGGTTGTATTTTGAAAAATTGTCGCATTCAACACTCAGTTTTGGGTGTGCGATCGCGGGTAGAATCTGGCTGTGTGATCGAAGAATCTCTACTCATGGGTTCTGACTTTTATCAACCTTCTGTAGAACGGCAGTGCAGCTTAGAAAAAGGTGACATTCCCGTAGGCATTGGCCCAGATACAATCATTCGGCGTGCCATCATCGACAAAAATGCCCGCATCGGTCATGATGTCAAAATTATCAACAAAGACAACGTGCAAGAAGCTAACCGTGAAAACCAAGGTTTCTACATCCGCAGTGGGATTGTAGTTGTCCTGAAAAATGCGGTCATTCCCGATGGAACAATTATCTAAATAGTGCTGAAGAGAGTTCTCAGTGTTGAGTTATGAGTGTTGAGTTTAAGGTTATTAGTGATGAGTACAACTTCTAATCACTCTCAATCCATAACTTCTGACTTACCACTCACTACCCAACACTCACTACTCAGCACACCCTACGGATTCTCCAAAGGAGTACAGCACTGGCTCAACGCCCCCCTACCGCTAACAGCACTTATCCTACTGATTGGTCTTCCTGGGAGCGGTAAGTCAACTTTAGCAAGACAATTAGTCTCAGAATGCCCCCAGATGCAGCTGATTTCAACAGATGCCATCCGGGGGCAATTATTTGGTTCAGAAGCTATTCAGGGGTCATGGATACTCATTTGGCGGGAGATTATCAGGCAATTTCAGCAAGCTATTTTTACAGGTAAACCCGCAATTTTTGATGCTACCAACGCCCAACGCCGCCATCGTCGTGAAATCATTACTCTTGCCCGTGACTCAGGCTTTACTCACATTACAGGAATTTGGGTGAGAACTCCAGTTTGGCTATGTTTAGCACGCAATCAAAAACGCGATCGCACAGTCCCCGAAGAAATTATCTTACGAATGCACCGCCAACTCCGCGACGCACCCCCCAGCTTAGAGGAAGGACTAGATCAATTAATTTTTTACTCAGAGAGCAATAGGGGTGTAGGGGTGTAGGGGAAGCAGGGGAAGCAGGGGGAGCAGAGGAGCAGAGGAGAATAAATATTACCTAATCCCCAATCCCCAGTCCCCAGTCCCCAATCCCCATGCCCAAAGTACGGTAATCGCCCTGATGCAATCAGCAGGAACCACACTTGATTTTATTTATTATTTGTTAATTTAAAATCAGAATTATTTGTGCTTGGCACTATACCTAGCAAACACAAAATCTCACATCTTAGAAAAAAACTTAAAGGAATTTTTACAGGAGGCTGGTAGATGGCTGCAACCGACTTCAAGGACTATTACGCGATTTTAGGAGTTAGTAAAACTGCCAGTCCTGAAGAAATTAAACAAGCTTTTCGCAAACTAGCCCGTAAGTATCACCCTGATGTCAACCCAGGTAATAAGCAAGCAGAGGCAAAGTTCAAAGAAGTGAACGAAGCTTATGAAGTGTTGTCAGATGCAGACAAACGCAAAAAATATGACCAATTTGGCCAATATTGGCGACAAGTGGGTGAAGGCGGCTTCCCTGGCGGCGGTTTTGGTGTCGATATGGGCGGCGTTGACTTTAGTCAATACGGTACTTTTGATGAGTTTATCAATGAATTACTAGGACGCTTTGGGGGCGGTGCTACTCGTGGTGGCAGACAAAGTTACTCTTATCGTACATCTACAGCTAGACCTGGTGCTGGTTATGGTGGCTTTGGTGACTTTGGGTTTCAAGATGTAGGTGCAGCAGGTGCAGGTGGTACACAAGATACAGAAGCCACTATTAATTTGACATTTGCGGAAGCTTTTGCAGGTTCTCAAAAGCGTTTTAGTCTGGGGAATGAAACAATAGATGTTCGGATTCCACCCGGCGCAAAAAGTGGAACTCGTCTGCGGGTGCGAGGTAAAGGGCAATTCAACCCCATGACTCAACAACGAGGCGATTTATATCTCAAGGTAGAATTACAGCCCCATTCGTTTTTCCAGATGGAAGGCGATAATCTTGTCTGTGAAGTACCCATCACACCCGATGAAGCTGCTCTAGGTGCGTCAATTGATGTACCCACACCCGATGGTAGTGTGAATGTGAAGTTACCAGCCGGAGTGCGTTCTGGTCAAACCTTACGTTTACGGGGTAAAGGCTGGCCTCTGCCCAAAGGTGGACGTGGCGATCAATTTGTGAAGGTAGCGATCGCACCACCGAAAGACATGAGTCAGCAAGAACGGGAATACTATGAAAAAATCCGCGCTATTCGTAGCTACAATCCCCGTAGTCATTTACAACAAGTTAAATTGTAAAGTCAAAATATAAAAGGCAAAATCAAAAACTTTTTGCCTTTTAATTTTGATTGAACATACTCAGTAATTTTTCAATACTAGCGTTATGATCTAAAAAAGAAAATAAATGCTTGTAGCGCAGTTTTCCTTCTTGATCTAATACAAACTGGGCAGGTAAAGGCGCACCTAAAGCTTGTCCTACTTGATAGTTACGAAATACCGTGCAACTAGGGTCACTCAATAAGGGCATTTTTAAGCCTAAGTCTTTCACTACTATTTGACTTTGCTTTTCGTCTGTACTGGTTATTAGTAAAACTTCTATATTGCGCTTGGTAAATTCCTCATAATTCTCATTTAAAGCTTTGATATGAGGAAAGCAAAAGGGGCAATATTGTTTTTCAGTGAAAATCCTTGTAAAGGCTAGTAAAACAGGTTGCTTGCCTCTGTAATTTGATAATTTTACTATGCTACCGTTGGTTATATCTGGCAATTGAAAATCTGGTGTTCCTACATCTAGCCTTAGCTCATTACTAGCTGGAATAGGTAGAAAGTTCCGAAAGAAACGTTCATTAAATAAACCACTAAAATCTGTTGATGTCAGCATAAATAATTCAAATTCAAAAATCTAAATACAAAATCACAGATGAAAACTGGAGTTAACACCGATTTTCTATCTGTGTTTATCGTTGTTCATCTGTGGTCAGAGGGAATTTTATTTTTTTCAAACTTCTATAAGTAGGATGAGGCTTTTCAAATAATTGAACTTGTGAAGTGAAGGCAGAAATACTGACTAGAAACAGGTAGAACAATTTCTAATTTTTTTCCTTCTGCCTTCTGCCTTCTGCCTTCTGCCTTCTGCCTTCTAAACAGCAGAGAAGTACACTTTAGACTTGACTGGATCAGGATTCATGGTTTTGTCGCCAGGTTGCCAACCAGCTGGGCAAACTTCATCTGGGTGAGACTGAACATACTGAATTGCTTGCAGTGTCCGCAGGGTTTCATCAACACTGCGACCAAATGCTAGGTTGTTGATGGTAGCGTGCTGGATGACACCATCTTTGTCGATGATGAATAGACCACGCAAAGCAATACCTGCTGCTGGATCTAAAACGTTGTAAGCGGCGCTAATTTCTTTTTTGATATCGGAAACTAGGGGATAATTGAGGTCGCCAACACCACCAGACTTGCGATCTGTTTGAATCCAAGCTAGGTGAGAAAATTCGCTATCAACGGAAACACCCAGAATTTCGGTGTTAATTTTCTTAAATTCTTCGTAGCGATCGCTAAATGCTGTGATTTCAGTGGGGCAAACAAAGGTAAAGTCTAGGGGGTAGAAGAACAAGACAACATACTTACCGCGATAGTCGGAAAGCTTGATTGTCTTGAATTCCTGATCTGCTACAGCAGTTGCTGTAAAATCAGGAGCCTGTTGACCAACGCGGAGGCTTCCTTCTGTTCCGTAAGTGATGGACATTTAACTATTATCTCCTTCAACTTATATCCGTTTTCTAGCGTTGGAGTTTGGGTCAGCTGAAACTTACCCATCCAAGCTGTGTCACAGTTTGATTACGATCTGTTACGACTATATCATAGTCATAACGATTTTGAGTAGCAAATGCCAGATTTAGATACAAGAGAATGGTTATTGACCAATGGCTTAGGTAGTTTTGCCAGTGGTACTGTTGGTGATGCGCGGACAAGAACATATCATGGTTGGCTATTTGCCGCCACAAATCCACCGACTGGCCGCACCCTGTTGTTGTCGCACCTAGAAGCTAGCTTGGAAGTTTCCGGGAAAGTTGTGTCACTGGGAACGAATATTTGGGGTACAGGTAATATTGATCTGACAGGCTACAAACTGCTGCACTCCTTCGATATTAACCCAGTTCCCAAATGGATTTGGGGTGAAGATGACTGGCAACTCAGTAGACAGTTGTTGATGCCTCATGGTGTGGGTATAGGGGGGATTAGGGAAGAAACAAATCCTCACGACTCACAAATGAGCCATCGCCTGTTGATTCAATATCGTTATGAAGGTAGAGAAACTGCCGTGTTAAGGCTGCGACTGCTGATAGCCGATCGCGACTTTCATAGTCAACAAACTGCTAGTACAAATTTACAATTTTCTCAACTGCTAGGACATCAACAAGTGTACCTGCAAGCAATGATATCTGGACGCTTTGGTACACCTTGGCAGTTGCGCTGGACACAAGGAGAATATCAAGCAGATGGTGTTTGGTACTGGTATTATAAATTACCAGAAGAAACACAACGAGGATTAGGCGATCGCGAAGACCTCTACAGCCCTGGTTATTTAACAGTTACTCTCAAGCCAGGGGATGCAGTCACTCTAGAAGCACGCGTGGGTTTGCCTGAACAGCCACTAGATGTTCTTACCCCGGATACGTTTGCGGAAGCTTTAGAGGCAGAGCAAGAGCGATTGTCTGAGATTTTTGGGTGGGAAGTAGAAAGAGATGGGGGAGATGAGGAAGTAGCGGGAGAAGAGGAAGATTGTTTAACAATTTCTTCCTCATCCCCCTCATCCCCAATTTGGCGGCAACTACTCAAAGCAGGCGATCAATTTATTGTCCATCGTGCTTCCATTGCTGGTCCTACGGTGATTGCTGGTTATCACTGGTTCAACGATTGGGGACGGGATACTTTAATTGCTTTGCCGGGTTTAACGTTAGTACCACAACGCTTTGACCTCGCAAAAGGATTGTTACAAACCTTTGGGCGTTACTGTCGTTACGGACTGATACCTAATACTTTTCCTGATGTTGACAGTGAACCTTATTACAACAGCATTGATGCGGCCTTGTGGTGGATTGAAACTTTAGGACTGTACCTAGAAGCTACCCAAGACTGGCAATTTTTATCTGAGCAGTTTTCTGTGGTGCAACAAATCCATAAAGCTTTTGTCGGTGGTACGCGTTACAACATCCAAGTTGATGCTACTGATGGACTGTTGGGTTGGGATGCGCCTAATGTGGCTTTAACTTGGATGGATGCGGTGGTAGGAGGAGAACCTGTAACGCCTCGTCCTGGCAAAGCAGTAGAAATTAATGCTTTGTGGTACTCTGCTTTGTGTTGGATGAGTACCTGGGCAGAACGCTTGAGTCAGTTGGAAGTAGGGGATGCAACGCGGTTAGCTAAACAGGCTCGGCGTTATGCTCAACAAGCACAACAGGTAAAAGCTTCTCTGCAAAAATTTTGGCATCCGCAATTGGGCTATTTGTACGACACTATTGATTTTGACGATCGCCGCAATGCTCAAATTCGCCCCAATGCTGTTTTAGCGTTGTCACTTTACCATTGTGGATTTACTCCAGAACAGGGTTGTCAAATTATCAATGTGGCAACTGATCGCCTGCTGACTCCTTATGGACTTCGTAGCCTTGACCCAAATGATCCAGAATATATAGGTAAATATTTAGGTAACTCACAAACACGCGATCGCGCTTACCATCAAGGTACTGTTTGGTCTTGGCTAATTGGCCCCTTTATCCGTGCTTGGCAGCGTTTTCTCCCTCAAGAACCACTGCCTTTTGATTGGCAACCCCTGCTACAACACTTGCTAAATGATGCTTGCATTGGTTCTATTTCGGAAATTTTTGATGGCGATCCACCTCATCAAGCCAGAGGAGCCGTAGCCCAGGCTTGGTCAATCGCTGAAGTTCTTCGTCACTTACCTATTTCTTCAGGCAATAGGCAATAGGCATAATTGATGTGTACTCAGCTTTTATTCACTAGCGCATAAAAATTCAGTCAGCCTGATAATCTTTCTTCCCTATCACCTATCACCTGTCACCTGTCACCTATCACCTGTCACCAGATATTAATAGCATTTTTCATATTGCTTATGATTCATAGAAAAGCTTGCTTCAGTCATTTGTATAAGTTTTTGAGTTGATATTTGCCGATTCACAATTAGACGAGGAATTTGATAATGATTTTTTAAGCAACTATGATTTAATATCTCATTGTTATATAAATAACCAGATAAATAATATTTATATACATATGCTTCTACCTGTTTATTAGTAGTTCCAAAGGGATAAGCAAAATGAGATGCGACTTTTTGCTTTGGATCTAAATCTTGTGTACATTTCCTTAAGATAGTTCTGGCTTTTAATAATTCATTGACTAATCCTCGACGTGATAATTTTGTTAAATCTTTATGATTTAATCCATGAGATTGAATATCATAAAAACCTGCTTTTAAACCTTCCCTTAATTCCAGACATCCTAATTTGTTAGAATTACTATTTTCCTGATGAGCTAATTGACCTGGATTGATAAATAAAACAACCTTTACCTTGGTTTTATATTTTTTTTCTAGTTTGTAGAGAATAGGAAGTAATTTGGTATGCACTGATTTATAACCATCATCGAAGGAAATCATGATGGGCTTTTGTTTCTCACGCTCCGCAGGAATTGGTTGCGATTTAGTTAAGAAAAAATCATATAAATCCTGAGTTGTTAGAAACCAATAATCATGCAAAACTAAATACTCTAAAAATTTTTCTAATTCTGGTTTAGAGTAGTGCATTACTTCTGCATTAATAATATTATTTTTAGTATCTACAATACCATGAAAGCCAAAAATAGGGACTACAGGCTTAGTGTATTCAAAATTTAAAACTGCCAAAGAAATAATAGAAATTAGAGCTAAACTAAAAGGTAAGTTTTGGGTTTTTGGAGTTGTCACAGAAGTTTAATTGTTGTTATTATTTATTTTGATATTGGTATTAGCTCAGAGAAGTGCATTTGGAGAAGTGAGGCAGAATGTAGGAGCCAGAACTTACCAGCAACAAGATTTTATACCAGATTTTGACTCCTGATTCCTAAATCTTGATAATTAGCATTAGTCAAAATATTTACCTGATCAACTGTGCGGCAGAGTTAAAGAACTGACGACACAATCCTTTGGTAATTAACACTGTTATTAATAAATTGGCAACTGCAACTATCAAGATAATCAAAATTTCGTAGGAGATAGCCTCGGAGGGAGTGACACCGCCAAGTAACTGTCCGGTGGTAATTCCGGGTATGGCTACCATACCTAAGAGCATCATCTGATTGATAGTGGGAAGTAAGGCGGCTCTAATGGCTTCTTTACGGTACTGGTTAGTTGCTTGCTGGGGTGTTGCACCCAAACTTAAGTGAGTTTCGATTTCCGTGGGAAAGGTGTTCATATTATTCACCAAACGTTCCCCAGCGATCGCAGCTGCATTCATCCCATTACCTAAAACCATCCCAGCCAAAGGAATTATATAGCGCGGTTCGTACCATCTATCTGGTTGAATAATTAAGAAGTTAGTGTAAACCAGTGTGAGGAAGGTACTCAGGAACATTGCACCCCAAACTAAAGGTAATACATAGGGAATTTTTTGACTGATGCGATTTCGTGCGACAATCGCCGTAATCGTTAACATCACTGCTAAAAACACCAAAACCGCCCAAAGATTGTCCAAAGCAAAGATGAAGTCTAAAACGTATCCCAAAACAGCTAATTGTAGGATGCTTCTGCCAGTAGCGATCGCTAAGTTTAACTCTAGTCCTAATCTTTCCCAGGCAGATAAACCAATTGCGATCGCCATTAATCCTACAGCAATAGCCAAATCAACCAAGTCCAACTTAATCAAATCCTGCATGGGTTCTCTACCTTTTAAGAGGGGTATAGGGGTTTAAGGGTGTAGGGGAGGAAAAAGTTTTTCGTTCCTTCGTAGTAGTTGGTGCGCCGCTAGTGGGACTGTTTTTAGAATTTCCCACTCATCACAGTTTACATATGGGGAACATTAATTTGAGGAGTGGCTTCTTGGTTGGTACATCATCACTCTTGGTTAACCAAACATCTACAATAATTTCAGTAAAAACTCTGTTTAATATGTGTTTGAGGTCACAGTCTTATTATGGTTTTTTGATGAAAAATTTTATTAGCACCAATTGACAGTCACAATATGTTCTTTGTATCTTCATATAAAATGAAAACTTATGATCCCAAGCATAAATTTTATTCCTGCATTTGATATTAAGCAGCAATATACTGCTCTAGAAGCAGAAGTGAGTGCTGCCGTTGTAGAGGTTCTAGCATCTGGACGTTATATTGGTGGCCCTTTAGTTGACAGCTTTGAGCAACAGTTTGCTGCCTATCATGGTGTGACTGATTGTGTAGCCTGTAACTCTGGTACAGATGCGTTATATCTAGCACTACGCGCTTTAGAAATTGGTGCAGGCGATGAAGTGATTACTACACCTTTTACCTTTGTCGCCACGGTGGAAGTTATCAGTGCTGTTGGTGCCAAGCCAGTGTTTGTTGATATTGATGCGACGACGTTTAACCTGGATATACAGCAAGTAGCGGCAGCTATTACACCCCGAACCAAGGCAATTATCCCAGTTCACCTATTCGGACAACCTGTGGATATGACGGCACTGATGGCGATCGCCCAATCTCACAATGTAGCAGTAATTGAAGATTGCGCTCAGTCTACAGGAGCCATTTGGGGTGAGCAAAAAGTCGGTAGCATTGGACATATTGGTTGCTTTAGTTTCTACCCTACTAAAAATTTAGGAGCTTGTGGCGACGGTGGAGCAATTACCACCAATGATCCAGCACTGGCTGCTAAGGTACGGATCATTAAAGAGCATGGGCAGAAGAATCGCTATCAATATGAGGAAATAGGTGTAAATAGCCGCTTGGATGCCATCCAAGCTGTAATTTTACAGATTAAGCTGCGTTATCTCGATACATGGAATCAGCAACGTCAAGCGATCGCCGCATATTACCAGCAATTCCTCAATCAAATTCCTGGTATCATCCCACCGCAACCATTAGCGGGTGGGGTAAGCGTGTGGAATCAATACACTATCCGCGTATCAAACGAAGGACGTAACGGTGCTAGCGCCACATATCGTGACTCAGTACGCAATCAATTGCAAGAAAAGGGGATAGGTTCAATGGTTTACTATCCTTACCCTTTACATCTACAACCAGCCTATCAACATCTAGG carries:
- a CDS encoding glucose-1-phosphate adenylyltransferase; this translates as MKKVLAIILGGGAGTRLYPLTKLRAKPAVPVAGKYRLIDIPVSNCINSEIFKIYVLTQFNSASLNRHIARTYNFSGFSEGFVEVLAAQQTPENPNWFQGTADAVRQYIWLLEEWDVDEYLILSGDHLYRMDYRLFVQRHRETGADITLSVIPIDDRRASDFGLMKIDNSGRVIDFSEKPKDEALAKMRVDTTILGLSQEQAALQPYIASMGIYVFKKDVLIKLLKESLERTDFGKEIIPDAAKDYNVQAYLFDDYWEDIGTIEAFYNANLALTQQPLPPFSFYDEEAPIYTRARYLPPTKLLDCHVTESIIGEGCILKNCRIQHSVLGVRSRVESGCVIEESLLMGSDFYQPSVERQCSLEKGDIPVGIGPDTIIRRAIIDKNARIGHDVKIINKDNVQEANRENQGFYIRSGIVVVLKNAVIPDGTII
- a CDS encoding AAA family ATPase; the encoded protein is MSTTSNHSQSITSDLPLTTQHSLLSTPYGFSKGVQHWLNAPLPLTALILLIGLPGSGKSTLARQLVSECPQMQLISTDAIRGQLFGSEAIQGSWILIWREIIRQFQQAIFTGKPAIFDATNAQRRHRREIITLARDSGFTHITGIWVRTPVWLCLARNQKRDRTVPEEIILRMHRQLRDAPPSLEEGLDQLIFYSESNRGVGV
- a CDS encoding DnaJ C-terminal domain-containing protein, which codes for MAATDFKDYYAILGVSKTASPEEIKQAFRKLARKYHPDVNPGNKQAEAKFKEVNEAYEVLSDADKRKKYDQFGQYWRQVGEGGFPGGGFGVDMGGVDFSQYGTFDEFINELLGRFGGGATRGGRQSYSYRTSTARPGAGYGGFGDFGFQDVGAAGAGGTQDTEATINLTFAEAFAGSQKRFSLGNETIDVRIPPGAKSGTRLRVRGKGQFNPMTQQRGDLYLKVELQPHSFFQMEGDNLVCEVPITPDEAALGASIDVPTPDGSVNVKLPAGVRSGQTLRLRGKGWPLPKGGRGDQFVKVAIAPPKDMSQQEREYYEKIRAIRSYNPRSHLQQVKL
- a CDS encoding peroxiredoxin family protein gives rise to the protein MLTSTDFSGLFNERFFRNFLPIPASNELRLDVGTPDFQLPDITNGSIVKLSNYRGKQPVLLAFTRIFTEKQYCPFCFPHIKALNENYEEFTKRNIEVLLITSTDEKQSQIVVKDLGLKMPLLSDPSCTVFRNYQVGQALGAPLPAQFVLDQEGKLRYKHLFSFLDHNASIEKLLSMFNQN
- a CDS encoding peroxiredoxin, producing the protein MSITYGTEGSLRVGQQAPDFTATAVADQEFKTIKLSDYRGKYVVLFFYPLDFTFVCPTEITAFSDRYEEFKKINTEILGVSVDSEFSHLAWIQTDRKSGGVGDLNYPLVSDIKKEISAAYNVLDPAAGIALRGLFIIDKDGVIQHATINNLAFGRSVDETLRTLQAIQYVQSHPDEVCPAGWQPGDKTMNPDPVKSKVYFSAV
- a CDS encoding amylo-alpha-1,6-glucosidase — encoded protein: MPDLDTREWLLTNGLGSFASGTVGDARTRTYHGWLFAATNPPTGRTLLLSHLEASLEVSGKVVSLGTNIWGTGNIDLTGYKLLHSFDINPVPKWIWGEDDWQLSRQLLMPHGVGIGGIREETNPHDSQMSHRLLIQYRYEGRETAVLRLRLLIADRDFHSQQTASTNLQFSQLLGHQQVYLQAMISGRFGTPWQLRWTQGEYQADGVWYWYYKLPEETQRGLGDREDLYSPGYLTVTLKPGDAVTLEARVGLPEQPLDVLTPDTFAEALEAEQERLSEIFGWEVERDGGDEEVAGEEEDCLTISSSSPSSPIWRQLLKAGDQFIVHRASIAGPTVIAGYHWFNDWGRDTLIALPGLTLVPQRFDLAKGLLQTFGRYCRYGLIPNTFPDVDSEPYYNSIDAALWWIETLGLYLEATQDWQFLSEQFSVVQQIHKAFVGGTRYNIQVDATDGLLGWDAPNVALTWMDAVVGGEPVTPRPGKAVEINALWYSALCWMSTWAERLSQLEVGDATRLAKQARRYAQQAQQVKASLQKFWHPQLGYLYDTIDFDDRRNAQIRPNAVLALSLYHCGFTPEQGCQIINVATDRLLTPYGLRSLDPNDPEYIGKYLGNSQTRDRAYHQGTVWSWLIGPFIRAWQRFLPQEPLPFDWQPLLQHLLNDACIGSISEIFDGDPPHQARGAVAQAWSIAEVLRHLPISSGNRQ
- a CDS encoding polysaccharide deacetylase family protein; this encodes MTTPKTQNLPFSLALISIISLAVLNFEYTKPVVPIFGFHGIVDTKNNIINAEVMHYSKPELEKFLEYLVLHDYWFLTTQDLYDFFLTKSQPIPAEREKQKPIMISFDDGYKSVHTKLLPILYKLEKKYKTKVKVVLFINPGQLAHQENSNSNKLGCLELREGLKAGFYDIQSHGLNHKDLTKLSRRGLVNELLKARTILRKCTQDLDPKQKVASHFAYPFGTTNKQVEAYVYKYYLSGYLYNNEILNHSCLKNHYQIPRLIVNRQISTQKLIQMTEASFSMNHKQYEKCY
- a CDS encoding ABC transporter permease, giving the protein MQDLIKLDLVDLAIAVGLMAIAIGLSAWERLGLELNLAIATGRSILQLAVLGYVLDFIFALDNLWAVLVFLAVMLTITAIVARNRISQKIPYVLPLVWGAMFLSTFLTLVYTNFLIIQPDRWYEPRYIIPLAGMVLGNGMNAAAIAGERLVNNMNTFPTEIETHLSLGATPQQATNQYRKEAIRAALLPTINQMMLLGMVAIPGITTGQLLGGVTPSEAISYEILIILIVAVANLLITVLITKGLCRQFFNSAAQLIR
- a CDS encoding DegT/DnrJ/EryC1/StrS family aminotransferase; amino-acid sequence: MIPSINFIPAFDIKQQYTALEAEVSAAVVEVLASGRYIGGPLVDSFEQQFAAYHGVTDCVACNSGTDALYLALRALEIGAGDEVITTPFTFVATVEVISAVGAKPVFVDIDATTFNLDIQQVAAAITPRTKAIIPVHLFGQPVDMTALMAIAQSHNVAVIEDCAQSTGAIWGEQKVGSIGHIGCFSFYPTKNLGACGDGGAITTNDPALAAKVRIIKEHGQKNRYQYEEIGVNSRLDAIQAVILQIKLRYLDTWNQQRQAIAAYYQQFLNQIPGIIPPQPLAGGVSVWNQYTIRVSNEGRNGASATYRDSVRNQLQEKGIGSMVYYPYPLHLQPAYQHLGYQPGQLPTVEQACNEVLSLPMFPELTTQQQEQVIYALKDILV